A region of Culicoides brevitarsis isolate CSIRO-B50_1 chromosome 1, AGI_CSIRO_Cbre_v1, whole genome shotgun sequence DNA encodes the following proteins:
- the LOC134827551 gene encoding titin-like isoform X1 → MEQQKKFRRPIIPSEDFIDPDLMDTSDGKYIADWMKIRSKLPRGPRQLFDLEGAKNRPAPKLSLHYLPDNDENAENTSPESVNSEPVSNAGAKQPVECPTTTEEQQPEHNNSLFNRFANTVKSMIPHRKTQNSPRKSPRKSKGLSPRRVTLTRKEILNNIDKKSTYDVMSTPITGHRASLNASESPIRLAASSSRRISVLKPEIINKGVEEKRQNTPKKTLNNSKCTVVVLENVEIAPVEISSDDMNVEQVSPIGILQRNDNIRPKNLSNMIDQNKSRQSSSLSLSMIPERNENFEQINTDTDSGCEEIATEPRQKEIIVPETQDPDLEEHEEVPETQEEPQNEEEIVPETQEEPQDEEEIVPETQENSPPRNKRRGRRTSTSSNSSVSSGLPLPHFNESLLPINDIQTRSPFGPPLLRTILNVSQDKNETVAKSVPTKKPGKRKTSVNTEAQAYFDINKSPEKKSSPSKSSRKSSLKNINKSKKRLYSQRFEEDEVESTSPDVTETRNDEIIIPETQNDEIIIPETQEEPVSEPEQGKESRNSGEIMPPPPVPLKRGRPKKKSHAVDYVSPEDPHPREISMSVPVSVYVDSDQMSDASSKISTETTKSKRKYTKKAKKAPPVVESFETADDGCRRSKRTKYLRPLNPGEKPKLVTTEELHDVYKKYGVEQRKAEYLVRKEIKQKKEYSSASSVISSKISKKKETIKNANKESRPVLQEKLQNISEEPEAEVVSSSVQSPTKTKPMKRTKNQNATSNLASIVVQPVTDDDDEPSAVRQIENSHKDTTNLTISKQKRTRKNQDNPENVTTADDDSGLHTVSENNSTSQSRQENSATIAHGEVSSTNEPAAAAAASVSVLPVNLSQRRSSQRFDWIHNLMDTKEKRDEMPFYIQEYDELASSEDIKFVDIEGVQYACYCGEKFKNCGYMKIGPNISKREAKAKKFDLRFLVLKAKDIEVKLPNMTIKPKEGSMFFVNKGVAYSIINKSSSVCLLYFTKS, encoded by the exons ATGgaacaacaaaagaaatt TCGTCGTCCCATCATACCAAGTGAAGATTTCATTGATCCGGACCTTATGGATACAAGTGATGGCAAATATATCGCCGACTGGATGaaaattcgttcaaaattGCCTCGAGGTCCGCGACAGTTGTTTGATTTAGAAGGAGCAAAAAATCGG cctgCTCCAAAGCTCAGCTTACATTATTTGCCCGACAACGATGAAAATGCCGAAAACACGTCTCCCGAAAGTGTCAACAGTGAACCGGTCTCAAACGCAGGCGCCAAACAACCTGTTGAATGCCCAACAACAACAGAGGAACAACAACCCGAGCACAATAATTCGTTGTTTAATCGTTTTGCGAACACCGTAAAATCCATGATTCCGCATCGAAAGACACAAAACTCACCGCGAAAGTCTCCGCGCAAGTCAAAAGGCTTATCGCCGCGACGCGTAACTCTCACACGCAAGGAAATCTTGAACAACATCGACAAGAAATCCACTTACGATGTCATGAGTACGCCAATTACGGGTCATCGAGCGTCGTTAAATGCCTCAGAATCGCCGATTCGGTTAGCTGCGAGCAGCAGTCGTCGCATTTCGGTGCTAAAACCGGAGATAATCAACAAAGGTGTAGaagaaaaacgacaaaatacCCCAAAAAAGACATTGAACAACTCAAAATGTACCGTCGTTGTGTTAGAAAATGTCGAAATTGCACCCGTAGAGATTTCTTCTGATGATATGAACGTTGAGCAAGTCTCGCCAATCGGGATTTTGCAACGAAATGACAATATTCGAccgaaaaatttgtcaaatatgATCGATCAGAACAAAAGTCGTCAAAGTTCGTCGTTATCGTTGTCAATGATTCCCgagagaaatgaaaatttcgaacaaaTCAACACAGATACGGACTCTGGATGTGAAGAAATTGCCACGGAGCCTCGTCAAAAGGAGATTATCGTGCCAGAAACGCAAGATCCTGATTTGGAAGAACACGAAGAAGTTCCTGAAACGCAAGAAGAGCCtcaaaacgaagaagaaattgTACCGGAAACGCAAGAAGAGCCCcaagatgaagaagaaatcGTGCCAGAAACACAAGAAAACTCACCGCCTCGAAATAAACGACGCGGGCGACGCACAAGCACCTCTTCCAACTCTTCAGTTTCGTCGGGACTGCCGTTGCCGCACTTCAACGAGTCGCTATTGCCCATTAACGACATTCAAACACGATCGCCTTTCGGTCCGCCGTTGCTTCGAACAATCCTAAACGTGTCACAAGACAAAAACGAAACAGTTGCCAAGTCTGTGCCAACAAAAAAACCCGGAAAACGCAAAACGAGCGTTAATACAGAAGCCCAAGCGTACTTTGACATCAACAAATCCCCCGAAAAGAAGTCATCTCCGTCAAAATCGAGTCGCAAATCATCcttgaaaaacataaacaagtCCAAAAAACGTCTTTATTCGCAGCGATTTGAAGAAGATGAGGTAGAATCAACATCGCCTGATGTCACAGAAACGCGAAATGACGAAATAATCATCCCCGAAACGCAAAATGACGAAATAATCATCCCCGAAACGCAGGAAGAGCCCGTTAGTGAACCTGAACAAGGAAAGGAATCACGAAATAGTGGCGAAATTATGCCTCCGCCGCCTGTACCGCTAAAAAGAGGGAGGCCAAAGAAGAAATCTCATGCTGTCGACTATGTGAGCCCTGAAGATCCGCATCCGCGGGAAATTTCAATGTCTGTACCGGTGTCAGTGTATGTCGATTCTGATCAAATGTCGGATGCGTCGAGCAAAATAAGCACCGAAACGACAAAATCAAAGCggaaatacacgaaaaaagcaaaaaaggcACCGCCTGTAGTCGAAAGCTTTGAGACAGCTGATGATGGATGTCGTCGATCGAAACGCACGAAATATTTGAGACCTTTGAATCCGGGAGAAAAACCGAAACTTGTGACGACAGAGGAGTTACACGATGTTTATAAGAAATATGGTGTAGAACAAAGAAAAGcag aATACCTTGTTAGgaaagaaattaaacaaaaaaaagaatactCGAGTGCTTCAAGcgtaatttcttcaaaaatctcgaagaaaaaggaaacaattaaaaacgcGAATAAAGAAAGTCGTCCTGTGCTTcaagaaaaacttcaaaatatcTCCGAAGAACCCGAAGCTGAAGTTGTTTCGTCCTCCGTACAATCGCCTACAAAGACAAAGCCTATGAAACGcaccaaaaatcaaaatgcgaCATCGAATCTCGCTTCTATCGTAGTACAACCCGTTaccgatgacgacgacgaaccaTCGGCAGTAagacaaattgaaaattcccATAAGGACACCACTAACTTGACTATTTCAAAGCAGAAAAGGACGCGCAAGAACCAAGATAACCCGGAAAACGTAACGACAGCTGATGACGATTCGGGACTTCATACCGTTTCCGAGAATAAT AGCACATCACAAAGTCGACAAGAAAATTCCGCAACGATCGCGCACGGAGAAGTTTCGTCGACAAATGagccagcagcagcagcagcagcttcCGTATCAGTTTTGCCCGTAAATCTTTCGCAACGACGATCATCACAGCGTTTCGACTGGATCCACAATCTGATGGACACGAAGGAGAAACGTGACGAGATGCCGTTCTACATTCAGGAATATGACGAGCTTGCGTCGAGCGAGGACATAAAATTTGTCGATATCGAGGGCGTACAGTACGCCTGTTACTGCGGCGAAAAGTTCAAGAATTGCGGATACATGAAAATTGGGCCGAATATTTCCAAGAGAGAAGCCAAAGCGAAGAAATTtgatttg CGATTTTTGGTACTAAAAGCCAAAGATATTGAAGTTAAACTACCGAACATGACGATTAAACCGAAAGAAGGTTCtatgttttttgtaaataagg gtgttGCATATTCAATTATCAATAAGAGCTCATCGGTGTGTTTGCTGTACTTTACAAAATCATGA
- the LOC134827551 gene encoding titin-like isoform X2 yields MEQQKKFRRPIIPSEDFIDPDLMDTSDGKYIADWMKIRSKLPRGPRQLFDLEGAKNRPAPKLSLHYLPDNDENAENTSPESVNSEPVSNAGAKQPVECPTTTEEQQPEHNNSLFNRFANTVKSMIPHRKTQNSPRKSPRKSKGLSPRRVTLTRKEILNNIDKKSTYDVMSTPITGHRASLNASESPIRLAASSSRRISVLKPEIINKGVEEKRQNTPKKTLNNSKCTVVVLENVEIAPVEISSDDMNVEQVSPIGILQRNDNIRPKNLSNMIDQNKSRQSSSLSLSMIPERNENFEQINTDTDSGCEEIATEPRQKEIIVPETQDPDLEEHEEVPETQEEPQNEEEIVPETQEEPQDEEEIVPETQENSPPRNKRRGRRTSTSSNSSVSSGLPLPHFNESLLPINDIQTRSPFGPPLLRTILNVSQDKNETVAKSVPTKKPGKRKTSVNTEAQAYFDINKSPEKKSSPSKSSRKSSLKNINKSKKRLYSQRFEEDEVESTSPDVTETRNDEIIIPETQNDEIIIPETQEEPVSEPEQGKESRNSGEIMPPPPVPLKRGRPKKKSHAVDYVSPEDPHPREISMSVPVSVYVDSDQMSDASSKISTETTKSKRKYTKKAKKAPPVVESFETADDGCRRSKRTKYLRPLNPGEKPKLVTTEELHDVYKKYGVEQRKAEYLVRKEIKQKKEYSSASSVISSKISKKKETIKNANKESRPVLQEKLQNISEEPEAEVVSSSVQSPTKTKPMKRTKNQNATSNLASIVVQPVTDDDDEPSAKRTRKNQDNPENVTTADDDSGLHTVSENNSTSQSRQENSATIAHGEVSSTNEPAAAAAASVSVLPVNLSQRRSSQRFDWIHNLMDTKEKRDEMPFYIQEYDELASSEDIKFVDIEGVQYACYCGEKFKNCGYMKIGPNISKREAKAKKFDLRFLVLKAKDIEVKLPNMTIKPKEGSMFFVNKGVAYSIINKSSSVCLLYFTKS; encoded by the exons ATGgaacaacaaaagaaatt TCGTCGTCCCATCATACCAAGTGAAGATTTCATTGATCCGGACCTTATGGATACAAGTGATGGCAAATATATCGCCGACTGGATGaaaattcgttcaaaattGCCTCGAGGTCCGCGACAGTTGTTTGATTTAGAAGGAGCAAAAAATCGG cctgCTCCAAAGCTCAGCTTACATTATTTGCCCGACAACGATGAAAATGCCGAAAACACGTCTCCCGAAAGTGTCAACAGTGAACCGGTCTCAAACGCAGGCGCCAAACAACCTGTTGAATGCCCAACAACAACAGAGGAACAACAACCCGAGCACAATAATTCGTTGTTTAATCGTTTTGCGAACACCGTAAAATCCATGATTCCGCATCGAAAGACACAAAACTCACCGCGAAAGTCTCCGCGCAAGTCAAAAGGCTTATCGCCGCGACGCGTAACTCTCACACGCAAGGAAATCTTGAACAACATCGACAAGAAATCCACTTACGATGTCATGAGTACGCCAATTACGGGTCATCGAGCGTCGTTAAATGCCTCAGAATCGCCGATTCGGTTAGCTGCGAGCAGCAGTCGTCGCATTTCGGTGCTAAAACCGGAGATAATCAACAAAGGTGTAGaagaaaaacgacaaaatacCCCAAAAAAGACATTGAACAACTCAAAATGTACCGTCGTTGTGTTAGAAAATGTCGAAATTGCACCCGTAGAGATTTCTTCTGATGATATGAACGTTGAGCAAGTCTCGCCAATCGGGATTTTGCAACGAAATGACAATATTCGAccgaaaaatttgtcaaatatgATCGATCAGAACAAAAGTCGTCAAAGTTCGTCGTTATCGTTGTCAATGATTCCCgagagaaatgaaaatttcgaacaaaTCAACACAGATACGGACTCTGGATGTGAAGAAATTGCCACGGAGCCTCGTCAAAAGGAGATTATCGTGCCAGAAACGCAAGATCCTGATTTGGAAGAACACGAAGAAGTTCCTGAAACGCAAGAAGAGCCtcaaaacgaagaagaaattgTACCGGAAACGCAAGAAGAGCCCcaagatgaagaagaaatcGTGCCAGAAACACAAGAAAACTCACCGCCTCGAAATAAACGACGCGGGCGACGCACAAGCACCTCTTCCAACTCTTCAGTTTCGTCGGGACTGCCGTTGCCGCACTTCAACGAGTCGCTATTGCCCATTAACGACATTCAAACACGATCGCCTTTCGGTCCGCCGTTGCTTCGAACAATCCTAAACGTGTCACAAGACAAAAACGAAACAGTTGCCAAGTCTGTGCCAACAAAAAAACCCGGAAAACGCAAAACGAGCGTTAATACAGAAGCCCAAGCGTACTTTGACATCAACAAATCCCCCGAAAAGAAGTCATCTCCGTCAAAATCGAGTCGCAAATCATCcttgaaaaacataaacaagtCCAAAAAACGTCTTTATTCGCAGCGATTTGAAGAAGATGAGGTAGAATCAACATCGCCTGATGTCACAGAAACGCGAAATGACGAAATAATCATCCCCGAAACGCAAAATGACGAAATAATCATCCCCGAAACGCAGGAAGAGCCCGTTAGTGAACCTGAACAAGGAAAGGAATCACGAAATAGTGGCGAAATTATGCCTCCGCCGCCTGTACCGCTAAAAAGAGGGAGGCCAAAGAAGAAATCTCATGCTGTCGACTATGTGAGCCCTGAAGATCCGCATCCGCGGGAAATTTCAATGTCTGTACCGGTGTCAGTGTATGTCGATTCTGATCAAATGTCGGATGCGTCGAGCAAAATAAGCACCGAAACGACAAAATCAAAGCggaaatacacgaaaaaagcaaaaaaggcACCGCCTGTAGTCGAAAGCTTTGAGACAGCTGATGATGGATGTCGTCGATCGAAACGCACGAAATATTTGAGACCTTTGAATCCGGGAGAAAAACCGAAACTTGTGACGACAGAGGAGTTACACGATGTTTATAAGAAATATGGTGTAGAACAAAGAAAAGcag aATACCTTGTTAGgaaagaaattaaacaaaaaaaagaatactCGAGTGCTTCAAGcgtaatttcttcaaaaatctcgaagaaaaaggaaacaattaaaaacgcGAATAAAGAAAGTCGTCCTGTGCTTcaagaaaaacttcaaaatatcTCCGAAGAACCCGAAGCTGAAGTTGTTTCGTCCTCCGTACAATCGCCTACAAAGACAAAGCCTATGAAACGcaccaaaaatcaaaatgcgaCATCGAATCTCGCTTCTATCGTAGTACAACCCGTTaccgatgacgacgacgaaccaTCGGCA AAAAGGACGCGCAAGAACCAAGATAACCCGGAAAACGTAACGACAGCTGATGACGATTCGGGACTTCATACCGTTTCCGAGAATAAT AGCACATCACAAAGTCGACAAGAAAATTCCGCAACGATCGCGCACGGAGAAGTTTCGTCGACAAATGagccagcagcagcagcagcagcttcCGTATCAGTTTTGCCCGTAAATCTTTCGCAACGACGATCATCACAGCGTTTCGACTGGATCCACAATCTGATGGACACGAAGGAGAAACGTGACGAGATGCCGTTCTACATTCAGGAATATGACGAGCTTGCGTCGAGCGAGGACATAAAATTTGTCGATATCGAGGGCGTACAGTACGCCTGTTACTGCGGCGAAAAGTTCAAGAATTGCGGATACATGAAAATTGGGCCGAATATTTCCAAGAGAGAAGCCAAAGCGAAGAAATTtgatttg CGATTTTTGGTACTAAAAGCCAAAGATATTGAAGTTAAACTACCGAACATGACGATTAAACCGAAAGAAGGTTCtatgttttttgtaaataagg gtgttGCATATTCAATTATCAATAAGAGCTCATCGGTGTGTTTGCTGTACTTTACAAAATCATGA
- the LOC134827552 gene encoding uncharacterized protein LOC134827552, translated as MGKLNVTVLRYLTKEDFRVLTAIEMGMKNHELLPGALCASIANIRGGGVHKLLRELCKHKLVTYERGKKYDGYRLTNQGYDYLALKTLTLRGSVSSFGNQIGVGKESNIYTVADEEGNPLCLKLHRLGRVCFRNVKEKRDYHGKKHRCSWLYLSRISATREYAYMTALYERGFPVPKPIDFNRHCVVMELVDGYPMTNITEVENVEQLYDDLMNLIVRLGNCGVIHGDFNEFNIMITEDQKPILIDFPQMVSTSHPNAQMYFDRDVQGVREIFRKRFGYESEDYPKFEDLEREDNLDNEVKCSGYGFTQEMEDDLLEEYGVLKKGEEDFDSDGEFNSGSDTENFDSDQENDSKPEFTDAEVKEFQQKIEEEVTKLEKPAKKSTGVMKYIEEMSKQLEQNVQFEKPIAPEEENDIFEDTLDVPELVTEPNPPTKVISDNKTAENDDDDAHSMSSNDLETPEQDDELANLDPNSREYRFKMVRKLLDDAKSMRSYSTSASTIAPSVVTDRVKRGLTEREKRENRRKCVPKGEASAVRRMRKDNAGVVREYAGWDF; from the exons atgggaaaattaaACGTAACTGTGTTACGTTACCTCACAAAAGAGGATTTTCGTGTCCTGACAGCt ATCGAAATGGGTATGAAAAACCATGAATTGCTTCCCGGAGCACTTTGTGCCTCAATTGCCAACATTCGAGGCGGCGGCGTTCACAAATTGTTACGAGAACTGTGCAAACACAAGCTCGTGACGTACGAAAGAGGCAAAAAATACGACGGATATCGTCTCACAAATCAAGGATACGATTATTTGGCTTTGAAAACGCTAACGTTGCGTGGCTCTGTCTCGTCATTCGGCAATCAAATCGGGGTTGGAAAGGAATCAAACATCTACACAGTCGCAGATGAGGAAGGAAATCCTCTTTGCCTGAAACTCCATCGATTGGGTCGCGTTTGTTTCCGAAATGTCAAGGAAAAACGAGATTATCACGGAAAAAAGCATCGTTGCAGTTGGTTGTACTTGAGTCGCATTTCCGCGACACGAGAATACGCTTATATGACCGCATTGTACGAAAGAGGCTTTCCCGTGCCCAAACCGATCGATTTTAATCGTCATTGTGTCGTCATGGAGCTCGTTGACGGCTATCCGATGACAAATATCACCGAAGTCGAAAACGTCGAGCAACTTTACGAcgatttgatgaatttaattgTCAGATTGGGAAATTGCGGCGTCATTCACGgcgattttaatgaatttaacatCATGATAACTGAAGATCAGAAGccaattttgattgattttccgCAAATGGTGTCGACATCGCATCCGAACGCTCAAATGTACTTCGATCGCGATGTCCAAGGTGTTCGGGAGATCTTCCGGAAGCGGTTTGGATACGAAAGTGAGGATTACCCCAAGTTCGAGGACCTCGAGAGGGAAGATAATTTGGATAACGAAGTGAAATGCAGCGGATATGGCTTCACGCAGGAGATGGAAGACGATTTATTGGAAGAATATGGCGTTCTGAAGAAAGGCGAAGAAGACTTTGACAGCGATGGCGAGTTCAATTCCGGCTCTGACACGGAAAATTTCGATTCTGACCAAGAAAACGACTCAAAACCGGAGTTTACGGATGCCGAGGTGAAAGAATTCCagcaaaaaatcgaagaagaagtcacaaaattagaaaaaccCGCGAAAAAGAGTACGGGAGTCATGAAATATATCGAAGAAATGTCAAAACAACTCGAGCAAAATGTCCAATTCGAGAAACCAATAGCGCCCGAGGaggaaaatgacatttttgaagaCACCCTTGATGTACCTGAGCTCGTTACAGAACCAAATCCGCCAACAAAAGTCATTTCAGACAACAAAACAGCAGaaaatgatgacgatgatgccCATTCCATGAGCAGCAATGACCTTGAAACGCCCGAACAAGATGATGAACTCGCTAATTTAGATCCAAACTCGCGTGAATATCGCTTTAAAATGGTGCGAAAGCTTCTTGACGATGCCAAAAGTATGCGTTCGTATTCGACATCGGCAAGTACAATCGCGCCGTCAGTCGTAACGGATCGCGTGAAACGTGGCTTGACTGAACGTGAAAAACGCGAAAACCGAAGGAAATGCGTTCCCAAAGGAGAAGCAAGTGCAGTAAGGAGAATGCGAAAAGACAATGCTGGCGTCGTACGAGAATATGCCGGATGGGATTTCTAA
- the LOC134837077 gene encoding FAM172 family protein homolog CG10038 isoform X2, with product MILRHFSRVVFSQFPQKILIQTKMSSAKEFPKTLEGFGYGFNAEGKLRQIDKETGKVGDKPFNFQISSSQTENQRHYEAIGDVITEEVYKLLEEKGLHRLYVPSDVPQDEASFIFCTTNKLENPKKLMILIHGSGVVRAGQWARSLIINDSLKAGTQLPYIERARELGYEVLVLNTNLNTYKKDGKIKEIKGSETPTDHAKTVWKQFVAPANPEAISIVAHSYGGVVTVDLANHFDTDFREKVFAVGFTDSVHYHNVPKTLQEYGRNWVTSSEKLDTPLKKRTNDVPCFSAGHTKHEYTSWSCIDALFKFFEERYEQFSAAKGNSAKKQKTDL from the exons ATGATTCTCCGCCACTTTTCAagagttgttttttctcaatttccacaaaaa attttaattcaaacgaAAATGAGTTCAGCAAAGGAATTTCCAAAAACATTAGAAGGCTTTGGATACGGATTCAATGCcg aaggaAAACTGCGACAAATCGATAAAGAAACCGGCAAAGTTGGCGACAAGCCTTTTAATTTCCAAATTAGTTCGAGTCAAACCGAGAATCAGCGACATTATGAGGCAATCGGTGATGTCATCACGGAAGAAGTGTACAAATTATTGGAAGAAAAGGGTTTGCATCGATTGTATGTTCCTTCAGATGTCCCTCAAGATGAAGCttcgttcattttttgcaCGACAAACAAATTGGAGAACCCAAAAAAGCTGATGATTTTGATTCATGGCTCGGGAGTTGTTCGAGCAGGACAATGGGCACGCAGTTTAATTATAAACGACTCGTTAAAAGCCGGAACTCAGCTTCCTTATATTGAACGGGCACGTGAATTGGGCTATGAAGTGCTTGTTCTCAACACAAATCTCAATACCTACAAGAAAGAtgggaaaattaaagaaatcaaAGGCAGCGAAACACCTACCGATCACGCAAAAACCGTTTGGAAGCAATTTGTAGCTCCCGCAAATCCCGAAGCAATTTCCATCGTTGCTCATTCGTACGGCGGCGTCGTCACAGTCGACTTGGCAAATCACTTTGACACGGATTTCCGCGAAAAAGTCTTCGCCGTTGGCTTCACCGACTCCGTGCATTATCACAATGTGCCGAAAACGTTGCAAGAGTACGGTCGTAATTGGGTTACTTCAAGCGAAAAACTCGATACCCCACTGAAAAAACGTACAAATGATGTGCCGTGCTTCTCAGCAG GTCACACAAAGCACGAATATACCAGCTGGTCTTGCATTGATGCCCTTTTTAAGTTCTTCGAGGAGCGATATGAGCAGTTTAGTGCCGCAAAAGGGAATTCTGCGAAGAAACAGAAGACAGATTTGTGA
- the LOC134837077 gene encoding FAM172 family protein homolog CG10038 isoform X1 has protein sequence MILRHFSRVVFSQFPQKVNKISSFRLLCLIILIQTKMSSAKEFPKTLEGFGYGFNAEGKLRQIDKETGKVGDKPFNFQISSSQTENQRHYEAIGDVITEEVYKLLEEKGLHRLYVPSDVPQDEASFIFCTTNKLENPKKLMILIHGSGVVRAGQWARSLIINDSLKAGTQLPYIERARELGYEVLVLNTNLNTYKKDGKIKEIKGSETPTDHAKTVWKQFVAPANPEAISIVAHSYGGVVTVDLANHFDTDFREKVFAVGFTDSVHYHNVPKTLQEYGRNWVTSSEKLDTPLKKRTNDVPCFSAGHTKHEYTSWSCIDALFKFFEERYEQFSAAKGNSAKKQKTDL, from the exons ATGATTCTCCGCCACTTTTCAagagttgttttttctcaatttccacaaaaagtaaataaaatctcGTCATTCCGTCTTTTGTGTTTAATT attttaattcaaacgaAAATGAGTTCAGCAAAGGAATTTCCAAAAACATTAGAAGGCTTTGGATACGGATTCAATGCcg aaggaAAACTGCGACAAATCGATAAAGAAACCGGCAAAGTTGGCGACAAGCCTTTTAATTTCCAAATTAGTTCGAGTCAAACCGAGAATCAGCGACATTATGAGGCAATCGGTGATGTCATCACGGAAGAAGTGTACAAATTATTGGAAGAAAAGGGTTTGCATCGATTGTATGTTCCTTCAGATGTCCCTCAAGATGAAGCttcgttcattttttgcaCGACAAACAAATTGGAGAACCCAAAAAAGCTGATGATTTTGATTCATGGCTCGGGAGTTGTTCGAGCAGGACAATGGGCACGCAGTTTAATTATAAACGACTCGTTAAAAGCCGGAACTCAGCTTCCTTATATTGAACGGGCACGTGAATTGGGCTATGAAGTGCTTGTTCTCAACACAAATCTCAATACCTACAAGAAAGAtgggaaaattaaagaaatcaaAGGCAGCGAAACACCTACCGATCACGCAAAAACCGTTTGGAAGCAATTTGTAGCTCCCGCAAATCCCGAAGCAATTTCCATCGTTGCTCATTCGTACGGCGGCGTCGTCACAGTCGACTTGGCAAATCACTTTGACACGGATTTCCGCGAAAAAGTCTTCGCCGTTGGCTTCACCGACTCCGTGCATTATCACAATGTGCCGAAAACGTTGCAAGAGTACGGTCGTAATTGGGTTACTTCAAGCGAAAAACTCGATACCCCACTGAAAAAACGTACAAATGATGTGCCGTGCTTCTCAGCAG GTCACACAAAGCACGAATATACCAGCTGGTCTTGCATTGATGCCCTTTTTAAGTTCTTCGAGGAGCGATATGAGCAGTTTAGTGCCGCAAAAGGGAATTCTGCGAAGAAACAGAAGACAGATTTGTGA